A region from the Arachis ipaensis cultivar K30076 chromosome B01, Araip1.1, whole genome shotgun sequence genome encodes:
- the LOC110271752 gene encoding uncharacterized protein LOC110271752 encodes MDGEEKPHSPPQPLPNDDEHFRRNRIIANLKDSLLSQLVKSNPSLSLETRHVSSLIQQHLKKMFPSFHTPTHPPYALMIHRVISELNENKGSTEEEISNFIVKEYDDLPWAHKKILCIQFEKLCQDEKIVCNEGGRYVLQADGDGIDGDRKGRQ; translated from the exons ATGGACGGAGAAGAGAAACCTCATTCTCCTCCTCAACCTCTTCCCAACGATGATGAACATTTTAGAAGAAACCGCATCATTGCTAACCTCAAAGACTCTCTCTTGTCTCAGCTCGTCAAATCCAACCCCTCCCTCTCCCTCGAAACACGCCATGTTTCCTCCCTCATTCAGCAGCATCTCAAGAAGATGTTTCCTTCTTTCCACACCCCCACGCACCCTCCTTATGCATTG ATGATACATAGGGTAATATCGGAGCTAAATGAGAATAAAGGGTCCACTGAAGAAGAAATTTCTAATTTCATTGTAAAGGAGTATGATGATTTGCCATGGGCACATAAGAAGATTTTGTGTATTCAATTTGAGAAGCTTTGCCAGGATGAGAAGATTGTGTGTAATGAGGGTGGCAGATATGTTCTACAGGCTGATGGTGATGGAATTGATGGTGATCGGAAGGGGAGACAGTAA
- the LOC107609983 gene encoding type 1 phosphatases regulator ypi1-like, whose translation MFKNKAMLAPENVHNDQPLHGNQGCENLVSGSVEHRPAKRPRGRPCKSETDANNPREYSRGRGRGRGTGKGLGRGRGRGRGRGRPRKIDQDANHSEQQLQTDDQDQQNSSGRGRGRGRGISGGRGDGVGRGRGKGSGRGRGRPRKIKLDTNTNQCEEQLQSQDHAEGLVNLGNPIEDDNQILQQKQQPDGQQQQEQDQGLVSESKPESEEASKPDFGYEPEALVETQLQAPEPQDNMAS comes from the coding sequence ATGTTTAAAAACAAAGCTATGTTAGCTCCTGAGAATGTTCATAATGATCAACCGCTACATGGAAATCAAGGATGTGAGAATCTAGTGTCTGGGAGTGTTGAGCATCGTCCAGCTAAGCGTCCCAGAGGAAGGCCCTGTAAGTCAGAGACTGATGCAAACAACCCAAGGGAGTATAGTCGtggcagaggcagaggcagaggtACTGGTAAAGGTCTAGGTCGAGGTAGAGGTAGAGGTCGTGGTCGGGGAAGGCCTCGTAAAATAGATCAAGATGCAAATCATTCTGAGCAGCAATTGCAAACGGATGATCAAGATCAGCAGAATTCTAGTGGTAGGGGTAGAGGTAGAGGTAGAGGCATCAGCGGAGGCAGAGGTGATGGTGTAGGTCGAGGTAGAGGCAAGGGGAGTGGTAGGGGGAGAGGGAGGCCTCGGAAAATAAAGCTAGACACAAACACAAACCAATGTGAGGAGCAGTTACAATCACAAGATCATGCTGAAGGTCTGGTTAACTTAGGTAATCCAATTGAGGACGATAATCAAATTTTGCAGCAAAAGCAACAACCAGATGGTCAGCAGCAACAAGAGCAAGATCAAGGTTTGGTTTCAGAATCAAAACCTGAATCAGAAGAGGCCTCTAAACCTGATTTCGGATACGAACCAGAGGCACTGGTGGAGACTCAATTACAAGCACCTGAACCTCAGGATAATATGGCCTCTTAA